The stretch of DNA AGAAGTAAAGAGGAAGAGAATATTTTCCCCTTAACTCCCCAGAGTTAAGGGTTTTATTTATGTGTGGAATCCACGGTAAAAGCAGCCGCTACCCCCAACGCCAGTGTCTATAAATGGCCTCATGATATGTGGAAAAGTAGTGAAAAAAGGGTTTACAGTGCAAAAGGCTTTGTTACAAAGCGTGCCATCTGTACGCAAAAGAATAAGCAGGAAGTCGGTGTCTCTGTAGACAACCTGGACCCGGAGGAGCTGGCTACACACCCTGTAGCCAGCTTAGGTCAAAACCTGACCTGGCCAGAGTCGGACCGAAGTCCAAGGTCAGCTGCACCGGTATCTCACCGCTGGCTGTAGTCACAACACGTCTGCCGGCATTAGACCGGAGGaagcatgtgcatgtgcaggtgTCGTGCCGGCGTTGCGGGCTGTAAGGAGTGAACATGCTAACCCTGTTCTTATCAATCCTGGAATCGCTGCCTTTCATATCACAAGGAGGAAATAGCCAGCCTGGAGCCATGATGGTAGCCAGGGTGGTAACGTGCACTCCTCACTAATGAAATCATCAGTGAGGAGTGAACAGGAAACTGCTCTCGAAGCGTGTTTGATTTGTGCACTCTCATTAAGGCTATTGAGTCCCAGCGTGTCAGGAACCTGGACACTGAGGAAGTTGCGACAGAGTTTGTGAAAATGAAAGCAAGGAATTTGTCTTTCTAAAAGACAAAGAGACCTCAAcaagagtgggggggggggggcaagaattTGCGCCCAGGGACCCTTGCCCTCTTAATGCGGGCCTGCTGGGGGGTCATTTTAAATCCTGATTCCTCACATTTTCCACATTCTGTTCAGACACTCAATCTgccctgttttcttcttctcaggtcATCTCCCTCTTCTGGGCCTGCCCTCGAGTGCACTCTAAGCCTGTTTCTTGCTCCTCACTGGTTGACTCTCCCAAAATGTCTTCTCAAGCCGCATCTGTCCAGGACTCTCGATCAGTGACCCCTCCTCTGGGCTCCGCGGGATCCACTTGTTCTACTTTGTCAGGTATAGACAAGAGTTGATAAAAGTGACTTTTAATTTCTTGTGTTCGTCAAAATGGTTGTACCTTTAAGCTGCCCTGCCTTTATACAACACTAAAGTATTCATGTGTGGGGTTCAACTAAGCTAATCTGCTCGTTCGTATTTGCAACTTTTTGATAAAAAATGGCAGACGGACAATTATTTTAGTGTAAATCATCCCAATGTTTGTCCCATCAGGGTCTCTGCAGCCACCGGCATCCAGACGTGACCGCTCGCCTTCCCCCATGAGAGGCTACCTCATTCCCAGTCCTCTGCCCACACGCAGAAATAGGACCCACTCagcgtacgcacacacacacgaacgaTGGGTTCAGCGATCGATAAATTTCCTGGACACCAGATTaaataatttacatttttatgatgtttttctactaaccaaccaaccaatcaaaaTGCAACAGGAAGTAGTAGCAGTAGAGGTGCATGCTAATTGCAATGCCCGTTACAAAATTGGCATCACATTGCCATAGGTTGTGGCCGTTAATTCAGTTAAGGGGTCATCCTACAATCTGCACACATCAAACTTGATGACGTATTGAAGTTCACGAGATTCACGTCACACGGTGTGTCTTCTGGACCAGTAAGAAACAAAGTCTCTTCGCTTACATCCTCCCATTTGTTAAACCTGCCATTATCCATCGTTGGAAGGTTGCATTTTTGTTCACGTCCTAATGAAGGCTTGAGATATTTTTAGCCATAGCTGATGTCCTCGTTGTTTGTTCATCGGTTATTAAGTTTATTTTGTAATAATTGTCTTATTGTGGCCTTTCACCTTATCTTTCTGTCCGTGTGTGTAGGACCACTAATGCAGCACTGGGTCCTGTCTTTACTGGCGTGTGTAAATGTTTTTCCCGCTCCAAAGGCCACGGCTTCATCACGCCATCGGACGGGGGCAAAGATATCTTTGTCCACATTTCAGAGTAAGTGTCCATCTTGAGAATGTGTAAATATATCGCGGTGGGATTCAGTGCATTGGCCGCTCTACAAAGCTATTATAATTTTATAACAAACATCTTGCTGAAATCTCAGATTTGACAAAGAACTCCAAATCAGATTTATCCACATTGGCATTTTAATGCAAAATATTTAAGTTGAACATTCTAAATATGCCAAGTCAACATCTTTATTGGTTAAAACATGGCTATTAGCAAGTTGGCTTGTTAGCATTTCTTTAACATTTGGTGTCAAGAACACAAACAGGATAATGGAGAACAGTGTGTGTTGAATAGATGGCAGGACTCCAATCCGAGAGATATTTCATAGTACATTGCACAAGTATTCTTGTAATTAATGCAGTGCTCTTTTGACTACTGAATCTCAATGCTCAATTAGCGGTAACCACAAACATTGGGAGTGATATGTGCATTTTGCCCTCTGAGCATGTGGTTTGGGTATAATAACCCAAGACAGGCCTTTTCTTGCTCGTGCAGTAAATCTCATCTTAAGGGAAAACCAATTTGTGAAACTACTTCCTGTCCAGAGCACATTGTGGTCAGATCATCCCACTTCTAATTTGTGTCCTCTTTCGTTCCTGTCCAGCATCGAGGGGGAATATGTGCCCATAGAAGGGGACGAGGTGAGCTACAAAATCTGCTCCATCCCTCCCAAGTTGCAGGCGGTCCAGGCGGTGGAGGTGACCATAACCCACCTCAAGCCGGGAACCAAACATGAGACCTGGGCTGGACGTGTCATCAGCAGCTGAGGAGATTTGGAGGACTGTGATGAGGAGAAAAATCTTGAGGGCTTGAGAGGGAGCATGATGAATATCTGGTTCTGTGGGCAGAGAGATGCAAAATTCTCTTCTCTCTGAACAGATCAGACAGCTGAGACGCATCTCATTAGTGATTGAATAGAGAGAAATCCTCCAGACCTCATGTTTTAGTTCAAATAAGAGAGATTTCAGATTTCCTTCCCGGGAAATTTGTTATATTTTGTTAAAGCAATGTGCCTGAATAGTAATCTGTCATTCATGTTGGATCATGTGGGGTGGATAAGAGTGAATTAAAGCATTTTCAATCAGTTTAGTGTCCAAACTGTGTTCATTTCATTTTACCGACAAGTGCAATATGGTCATGAATGATGTTGCAATGATCTTGAACTTTAATGCACAATTTTATGAATAATGGGAATATTAGACAGGGAACTTTAACTTAAGCTTACACCTTCAGAACAGCCTGCTAAATACTGCTAAACCGGAAAGGTCCTATCACCTTGACATGAAAATGTGCAGATTTCATAGTCATTTCAACTCCAGCTCTGGAGCGCCATCTACTGTACGGAATTTCTTCACATGCCAGATTTAACCTGGTCTTGGGCTGCATCTTGCAGTTGGTACTAAACCTCAGTGCAGCAGTGCAAGTTTGAGCCATTGTGGTGCAACAGCAGAGAATCTATATTCTACCTGCAACCTTGAAACTGTGGGACATGCTTTGAAGCATTAAATGCAAATAATTTCCGTGCGTGTACACGTGTAATATCATCTTTAGGCTCTACCATGTGAAACCAGATCATATGGTAAGGCTTAAATAATAAACATTCTGCTTTTTGCTAAAGTTGGGTAATAATAGGTACAATTTTTACAGGGGATAAACCATATATAGCGCAATAGGTGTGAATGTTCTAAAGATTATCTGCATTCATTCAGTGATTTATTAAAAGTTACAGCAAATCCTAAAGTGTGCGGTCCGCGGCACCCTGGCGGGAAGTGGCGGTACTGCAGGTGAGCAATGAGAGGGCATTTAGAATATACATATAAATAATATGCTTTAAACCCAAAtcattttataaatgtttttaattaatgtaaaatatttatgaTATAGATAAAATATCTAGAAGCAGTAAAACAATTGTTATTCTACTGTCATCTAATCTTAACATTTCAGGTGTTACTTCAACTTGTTTTGTGGCGGCCAAGATGGAAAAGTAGTTCGAATGTATGAGaagcaaaacagaaaatattgcGTTGAGCAAAACTGATAATCAATGaaactgtcaaaacaaaaaAGTTGAATGTATGAATGTATTCAGCTGTCACTTGGactctgctggagcagagaaaaacaccaaCACAGGTTGGGAATTCATACAACTATTTGTGTGAAACTGTATTTTCAACAAATTTGGCTTTAAGAACATGGCGTGATTGTTTCTAATCTCAAATATTGGTGACAGCTGTGATTAAAGGTTCAAAGATCTAAGAAGCTTTATTTTCGTTGTATAAGAACACAATAAAATTTCATTTGGCAGCATCACTTGTAGCACTTACAATGTTGCAACCataggaaaaacaaaaagtcgAATATGCAACAAATATTAAGGGTTGGGAGAGTTTTCACATTCAAATTGGGCTGTAGAAGTTTTGGAATGGCAGAGCTACAGTGTCCGTTTAGTGGAGCCATCGACCTCTGACTGGTCTGGAGACGTTTACATGTTATGTTTGAGTATGAATGGTCGTCTTTATGTGGCTATCTGGCTTTGACATCATTTCCCCAtagatttgttttaaattaaaaggaaattaaagtTTTCCAATTCATTGATGAactattttcttctttaaacttGATTTTAACAATCCTGGGAAGCAAATGCCTCCTTATCTTAATATGCCTTGAGTGAATGAActttgtctgcatgtgtgtgtcctatGATGGGCTGTCCTATCCAGGGTTTGTTCCTGCTTCTGGTCCAGCAACAGCCGGAACAACTTACATCACCCCTGTGACCCCAATTAGGAATAAATGCTGTTTAATGGAAAACACATGGATTAAAATTGAACCCCCCCCAGATTGCCCTGCTAGTGTGGCTCCACCACTCTGGGTGTCAGATACCTGTCTGTTTAGAATGACACTGAAGACAGAAAAATCCCAAATGATTTGGTCCAAATTAACACTTTATTCCTTATAGACAGACTCATTTATGAAAGTCTTACAGCAGGATGACTCAAGTCCACATAGAGACAGAAACCTATGCACATAGTAAACATATGGGCAGTAAAATAAATATAGCATGGATTTCCCAACATTAAATGATTTCAAATTATTTCCAGGTCAACAGTATGTAAAGATTCTGGTTTTATTGCATTCTTGTGATTTTATAGAAAATGTACACAGTGAGATTTTCAATTTCTTTAACTGAGAAATAAATATGTTGAATCTCAAGAGTAGTTACTCAAAAATAGCTGCCAGACATTATTTTATCATAAATATACTGTTGTTGCCTAAAGAATGAGCCTTCAGACTGTCTAATACATCTATAGTAATACATCCATGTGCATTTATCACTATCACTTCATTGTGTATCAAAAGTATTCAGTAGCTGCTCCAAAGGATCAATCAGAAAGTCCAAAACAAGCGGAGCGGTAAGTTTTCTGCAGTGGGGACGTTTACGTTTATAACTACCTTTCTAGTATACCACTACTGTACAGCCTATCTACAATCAT from Takifugu flavidus isolate HTHZ2018 chromosome 18, ASM371156v2, whole genome shotgun sequence encodes:
- the carhsp1 gene encoding calcium-regulated heat-stable protein 1 — protein: MSSQAASVQDSRSVTPPLGSAGSTCSTLSGSLQPPASRRDRSPSPMRGYLIPSPLPTRRNRTHSATTNAALGPVFTGVCKCFSRSKGHGFITPSDGGKDIFVHISDIEGEYVPIEGDEVSYKICSIPPKLQAVQAVEVTITHLKPGTKHETWAGRVISS